Proteins encoded in a region of the Chryseobacterium piperi genome:
- a CDS encoding DUF6443 domain-containing protein: MKKIIIPIGALLIAGLAHAQLSPTENYVYSKTYLDYNASNQPTKTAETVEYFDGLGRPKQIINIKASPLRRDVVTHIEYDGFGRQVKDFLPVPQAQSTNGAVVSNPLANATQTSIYGQEKIFAEKTLENSPLDRILEQKQVGNAWNTKPVKFDYGTNTATEVRKYVTTTTFIEGRTNSVLKVAANDANSASGFYKANQLYKNSVKDEDGNETIEFKNGQGQTVLVRKVVGAGQNADTYYIYNEYNQLAFVLPPEGSNAAKSLGVGVQFLDGFLINHCYQYHYDGKNRLVQKKLPGKEWEHMVYDKADRLIMTQDAEMRKTNKWLITKYDQLGRVAYTGILTGNNRMDRQTQAGNLAIIESRESGGFIRNGMRIYYSNSHFSNIETVLSVNYYDTYPPGSPAVTNVFNHQLLADNPSQDRSTKGLPLASYIKNIEDDAWTRNFTWYNSKGQVMGSRSINHLGGYTILNHQLDFSGTPLRTSTYHKRLAGDAERQIHEYFTYDHQNRLLMHRHKVGPNPLEILAQNKYNELSQLENKKVGGVSAAAPLQQVDYQYNIRGWVTHMNDPANLGTDLFGYKMKYNQVEGLQTPNVSFSNLKVLPKFNGNIAEVDWKSASSPNDNLRRYGYVYDGLNRLLAGFYQRDANPSAREYFEKMDYDLSGNIINLKRSANIQSGNTAALIDDLTYSYNGSRLNTITDATQSSLGYPAGGGATISYDQNGNMTSHPDKKINEISYNYLNLPNSFKILGEGRFRPSYNYTYRSDGVKVKKNSIPGLTIDIQTDYLDGFQYEDNVLQFVPTSEGYYDFVKNKYIYHYTDHLGNVRLSYTRNNTSLEIIEENNYYPFGLKHEGYNPLNGNSAYQYKYNGKELQTETGMYDYGARFYMPDIGRWGVVDPKAELMRRWSPYNYAFDNPIRFIDPDGRAPLTDFYNLSGKKIGTDGVNNGVRVVVTDNKEARSISKIKGNVDTSSVKSGATLPSTAVLKESLNVLDRTINNGGKKEESSIVMKDGSVLRGTQGPEVQYGKDAYASATLPDLPTGKTTADAAASIHSHPTKTEVVGEKVYSGNAQEPSATDTTTFAQYDTNVIVGPLGYSTGQSGVNTSTGKMETTTNANPNGIVIYNSSYPEPLKLETKAVKRILE; this comes from the coding sequence ATGAAAAAAATAATTATCCCTATAGGAGCCTTGCTGATCGCAGGATTAGCCCATGCCCAATTAAGCCCGACTGAAAATTACGTTTATTCTAAAACATATCTTGATTATAATGCCAGTAATCAGCCTACCAAAACTGCAGAAACGGTAGAATATTTTGATGGTTTAGGGAGACCTAAACAAATTATTAATATCAAAGCCTCACCTTTAAGAAGAGATGTGGTTACCCATATTGAATATGACGGCTTTGGAAGACAGGTCAAAGACTTTCTTCCTGTTCCCCAGGCTCAAAGCACCAATGGAGCTGTTGTTTCCAATCCTTTAGCTAATGCCACCCAGACCAGCATCTATGGCCAGGAAAAGATCTTTGCAGAAAAGACCCTGGAAAATTCTCCTCTGGATAGAATACTGGAACAGAAACAGGTGGGTAATGCCTGGAACACAAAACCGGTAAAGTTTGACTATGGAACCAATACGGCTACAGAGGTCAGAAAATATGTGACCACCACCACTTTCATAGAAGGAAGAACGAATTCTGTCTTAAAAGTGGCTGCCAATGATGCGAACTCTGCAAGTGGATTTTATAAAGCCAATCAACTGTATAAGAACTCAGTAAAGGATGAAGATGGCAATGAAACCATAGAGTTTAAAAATGGCCAGGGTCAAACTGTCTTAGTCAGAAAAGTAGTAGGAGCCGGTCAGAATGCAGATACCTATTATATCTATAATGAATATAATCAATTGGCTTTTGTCCTTCCGCCCGAAGGATCAAATGCTGCTAAAAGCTTAGGTGTAGGGGTTCAGTTTTTAGATGGGTTTTTGATTAATCACTGTTACCAGTATCATTATGATGGGAAAAACAGGCTAGTACAAAAGAAACTTCCGGGTAAAGAATGGGAACATATGGTGTATGATAAAGCTGACCGTCTTATTATGACTCAAGATGCAGAAATGCGTAAGACCAATAAATGGCTGATCACTAAATATGATCAGTTGGGAAGAGTTGCCTATACTGGAATTTTAACTGGGAACAATAGAATGGATAGGCAGACTCAGGCAGGAAATTTAGCTATTATTGAATCAAGGGAATCTGGTGGATTTATCCGCAATGGAATGCGTATCTATTATAGTAACAGCCACTTCTCTAATATAGAGACGGTTTTGAGTGTGAATTACTACGATACCTATCCTCCGGGATCTCCTGCAGTAACCAATGTTTTTAATCATCAGCTTTTAGCTGATAACCCTTCACAGGATCGTTCCACCAAAGGATTACCTTTAGCCTCGTACATTAAAAATATAGAAGATGATGCCTGGACCCGAAACTTCACCTGGTATAATTCCAAAGGTCAGGTAATGGGAAGCAGAAGCATTAATCATTTAGGAGGATATACCATTCTTAACCATCAGCTTGATTTTTCTGGCACACCTCTTAGAACCAGTACTTACCATAAAAGGTTGGCTGGTGATGCCGAAAGACAGATACACGAATATTTCACGTATGACCATCAGAACAGACTTCTGATGCATCGACATAAAGTAGGGCCTAATCCTCTTGAGATTTTAGCCCAGAATAAATACAATGAGCTTTCCCAGTTGGAAAATAAGAAAGTGGGTGGAGTTAGTGCTGCTGCACCACTTCAGCAGGTAGATTATCAATACAATATCCGAGGCTGGGTGACTCATATGAATGATCCTGCTAACCTGGGAACTGATTTGTTTGGGTATAAAATGAAGTACAATCAGGTAGAAGGATTACAAACGCCAAATGTTAGCTTTTCTAATCTGAAGGTACTCCCTAAGTTTAATGGAAATATTGCTGAAGTCGACTGGAAGTCGGCATCTTCTCCTAATGATAATTTAAGAAGATATGGGTATGTATATGATGGTTTAAATAGATTACTGGCAGGGTTCTATCAAAGAGATGCCAATCCATCGGCAAGAGAATATTTTGAAAAGATGGATTATGATTTGAGCGGAAACATTATCAATCTCAAAAGATCAGCTAATATACAATCTGGAAATACCGCAGCATTAATTGATGATCTTACCTATTCTTACAATGGAAGTAGACTTAATACAATTACAGATGCAACCCAAAGCTCTTTAGGGTATCCGGCAGGCGGAGGAGCAACCATTAGCTATGATCAAAATGGGAATATGACGAGTCATCCTGATAAAAAAATTAATGAAATCTCTTATAATTATTTAAACTTACCGAATAGCTTTAAGATATTGGGTGAAGGGAGATTCAGACCTAGTTATAATTATACTTACAGATCAGATGGGGTGAAAGTAAAAAAGAATTCTATCCCGGGACTTACAATCGATATTCAAACCGATTATCTGGATGGGTTTCAATATGAAGATAATGTTTTACAATTTGTTCCAACCTCAGAGGGCTATTATGATTTTGTAAAAAATAAGTATATTTACCACTATACGGATCATTTAGGAAATGTGAGATTAAGTTATACCAGAAACAATACAAGCTTAGAAATTATTGAAGAGAATAACTACTACCCATTTGGATTAAAGCATGAGGGATATAATCCCTTGAATGGAAATTCTGCTTATCAATACAAATACAACGGTAAAGAATTACAAACTGAAACCGGAATGTATGATTATGGGGCTAGATTTTACATGCCAGATATAGGACGTTGGGGAGTTGTGGATCCGAAGGCTGAATTAATGCGTAGGTGGTCTCCATATAATTATGCATTTGATAATCCAATTCGATTTATCGATCCGGATGGAAGAGCACCTCTTACTGATTTTTACAATTTGAGTGGAAAAAAAATTGGTACAGATGGAGTGAATAACGGAGTAAGAGTCGTAGTTACAGATAATAAGGAGGCGAGATCTATTTCTAAAATAAAAGGGAATGTTGATACAAGCTCTGTAAAATCAGGAGCGACATTACCAAGTACAGCCGTATTAAAAGAAAGCTTAAATGTTTTAGATAGAACAATAAACAATGGTGGTAAAAAAGAAGAAAGTTCTATCGTAATGAAAGATGGTTCTGTTTTACGAGGTACACAAGGCCCAGAAGTACAATATGGAAAGGATGCTTATGCAAGTGCTACGTTACCTGATCTACCAACAGGAAAAACAACAGCAGATGCAGCAGCATCCATACACTCTCATCCCACTAAAACGGAAGTTGTGGGAGAAAAAGTTTATAGTGGTAATGCTCAAGAGCCTTCAGCTACAGATACAACAACCTTTGCTCAATATGACACCAATGTTATTGTTGGGCCTTTAGGCTATTCTACGGGACAATCTGGTGTCAATACTTCTACAGGAAAGATGGAAACAACAACCAATGCTAATCCAAATGGGATTGTTATTTATAATAGTTCATATCCTGAACCATTAAAACTTGAAACTAAAGCTGTTAAACGAATTTTAGAATAA